A DNA window from Mytilus edulis chromosome 14, xbMytEdul2.2, whole genome shotgun sequence contains the following coding sequences:
- the LOC139503511 gene encoding uncharacterized protein isoform X1, producing the protein MTEPAEDGPLKRTIPPDLQRGVEDIQIKVPRTTGPPDDLDDRRKRWLIVGICLHTIISPVLRTYVVNVVTKLCYSLTSRNKIHKQTYRSFLKRYSPSNTELNYEAINNNKTLYGQNRARYDYRVKSAVDLSRLFLQTHMAHFTAFDDSCDSSALLGIIVNIDRFSPGVQADARQMRSDIRNPWAHCDFTEWTATKYSYSFQLMEKLIRNLSLSNREENRILGELNRWAMNGQNFLSGTTLGLEIVGDIRQQTHILSRYVQTLCADKDSQFIKVEKELTRIENDLQGRIQSLESKSLEHDETLNTLKEEIKKQVEDHIPPHIRAHHRQEIREWEQDQTTFYETRATRHIIESLPSHNCIVVTGSSGCGKSSNIHQAALHLRDSLEYEIIPVLTGPTDIMNYFNENKKQVFIVDDICGKETINTQTLQMWRDYSEKMEKIFNDAETYVGSKSDGTVSKVSSPKLLISCRLHIYKESQFQHILLFTKKECNLLSPELCLLEAERMHMLHKYVPDEIIDNIKQVTENVDYFPLLCKLSKDKTSEEVKKLFAAPLISIKQTINNIIHENKQQFCALVLCIIFNDGFQTDWLKVGSVSENKNMKTDKLKYIVKEFDIDLSKEMHRNFLKAGFSTLNGTYLKLRGTEYRMIHDKIYRMAAVICGKHLTECFIKYAPPEFIQNHFIFESITEIQEKEYLIVLLKDQEEDYFERLLCDLKEHAVTSTFNNAQLISQTFRDKLISFLRKSDVKTVLKSFDTESCIIDNNYDELEYRDKKKHFYTTPLVESATTGYIDIVQFLIVNVKCDVNNADERGNSPLHKASERGHTAVAKLLLENKADVSQCVVDGASSLFRACYGGHKDTVELLLQNNADVNQYDNIGGSPLQEACIQGHTYIVKLLLQKKADVNHRDENGWFPLYYACVEGQKDTVTLLLQYDANVSQCNEDDESPLHVACKGGDTDIVKLLLQNEADVNECDLWGRSPLYNACEGGHEDTVVLLLQYGADVDQCNEDDESPLHVACKGGDTDMVKLLLQNEADVNECDLWGRSPLYNACEGGHEDTVDLLLQYGADVDQCNEDQESPLYAACKNGDIDIVELLLQYNADVDGWPGSPPVYEACKRGHKGIVELLRRNDANVDKSDWDYFLFECQNEDND; encoded by the exons ATGACTGAACCAGCAGAAGATGGACCACTAAAACGGACCATACCACCTGATTTACAGAGAGGGGTGGAAGACATTCAGATAAAAGTACCAAGAACTACag gcccACCAGATGATTTAGATGACAGAAGAAAAAGATGGTTAATAGTGGGTATCTGTCTTCATACAATCATATCTCCAGTACTGAGGACATATGTTGTGAATGTTGTCACAAAACTTTGTTATTCACTAACAAGTCGGAACAAAATTCATAAGCAAACATATCGAAGTTTTCTGAAAAGATACTCACCTTCCAATACAGAACTAAATTATGAAGCAATTAACAATAACAAAACTTTGTATGGACAGAATAGAGCCAGATATGATTACCGAGTCAAGAGTGCTGTGGATTTATCCCGATTGTTCCTCCAGACACACATGGCACATTTCACAGCATTTGATGACTCATGCGATTCATCTGCCCTTCTTGGAATCATTGTTAACATTGACAGATTTTCACCAGGCGTACAGGCTGATGCTAGACAG ATGCGGTCAGATATACGGAATCCTTGGGCACATTGTGACTTTACAGAATGGACTGCTACAAAATATTCATATTCCTTCCAGTTGATGGAAAAACTTATAAGAAACCTCAGCCTGAGTAACAGGGAGGAAAACAGAATCTTAGGAGAGTTAAACAGATGGGCAATGAATG GTCAAAACTTCCTTAGTGGAACAACACTTGGTTTAGAGATTGTGGGAGACATTCGCCAACAGACACACATTCTTAGTAGATATGTACAGACTTTGTGTGCTGACAAAGACAGTCAATTTATCAAAGTGGAAAAAGAATTAACAAGAATAGAAAATGATTTACAGGGAAGAATACAGAGTTTAGAAAGT AAATCTTTGGAGCATGATGAAACATTAA ATACCCTGAAAGAAGAAATAAAGAAGCAAGTTGAAGATCATATTCCACCACATATTCGAG CTCACCATAGACAAGAAATAAGAGAATGGGAGCAAGACCAAACTACCTTTTATGAAACCAGAGCAACACGTCACATAATAGAATCTCTACCCTCGCATAACTGTATTGTTGTGACAGGAAGCTCGGGTTGTGGTAAATCTTCAAACATACATCAAGCTGCCTTACACTTACGTGACAGTTTGGAATATGAGATAATACCAGTGTTAACAGGACCAACAGACATTATgaattattttaatgaaaataaaaaacaagtGTTTATTGTTGATGACATCTGTGGGAAGGAAACAATAAACACACAAACATTACAGATGTGGAGAGATTATTCTGAAAAAATGGAGAAAATATTTAACGATGCAGAAACATATGTTGGAAGTAAAAGTGATGGCACAGTTTCAAAGGTATCAAGTCCAAAATTGCTGATTTCTTGTAGACTGCATATATATAAAGAATCACAGTttcaacatattttattattcacAAAAAAAGAATGCAATTTGCTATCACCCGAGTTGTGTCTGCTGGAAGCTGAGAGAATGCATATGCTGCATAAGTATGTTCCGGATGAAATcattgacaatataaaacaagtcACAGAGAACGTTGATTACTTTCCCTTACTTTGTAAATTGTCAAAAGACAAAACATCTGAAGAAGTGAAGAAACTGTTTGCAGCTCCTTTAATCAGTATTAAACAGACCATAAACAACATTATTCatgaaaacaaacaacaattttgCGCTCTTGTTCTGTGTATCATTTTTAATGATGGATTCCAAACAGATTGGCTCAAAGTAGGATCAGTTTCAGAAAACAAGAACATGAAGACCGACAAACTTAAGTACATTGTTAAAGAATTTGACATAGACTTAAGCAAAGAGATGCATAGAAATTTTTTAAAAGCTGGCTTTTCAACATTAAATGGCACCTACTTAAAACTGAGAGGAACAGAGTATAGAATGATACATGACAAAATATATAGAATGGCAGCTGTAATCTGTGGAAAACACCTTACAGAATGTTTTATCAAATATGCTCCCCCTGAATTTATTCAGAATCATTTTATCTTCGAATCTATAACAGAAATTCAAGAAAAGGAGTATTTAATAGTACTATTGAAAGATCAAGAAGAAGATTATTTTGAACGACTGTTATGTGATTTAAAAGAGCATGCCGTTACAAGCACATTCAATAATGCACAGTTAATTAGTCAGACATTTAGAGATAAGTTAATAAGCTTCTTAAGAAAGAGTGATGTAAAAACAGTATTAAAGAGCTTTGATACAGAAAGTTGCATTATAGACAATAATTATGATGAACTAGAATATAGAGATAAGAAGAAACACTTTTATACGACACCTTTAGTAGAATCAGCAACTACTGGTTACATTGATATTGTTCAATTTCTGATTGTTAATGTTAAATGTGATGTGAATAACGCAGACGAAAGAGGCAATTCCCCTTTACATAAGGCATCTGAAAGAGGACATACAGCTGTAGCAAAACTTTTATTAGAGAACAAGGCTGATGTATCTCAGTGTGTTGTGGATGGTGCGTCCTCGTTGTTTCGGGCCTGTTATGGAGGACATAAAGATACAGTAGAACTGTTACTTCAGAACAATGCTGATGTCAATCAGTATGATAATATTGGTGGGTCACCATTGCAAGAGGCCTGTATACAAGGACATACATATATAGTAAAACTGTTACTTCAGAAAAAAGCAGATGTTAATCATCGTGATGAGAATGGATGGTTTCCATTGTATTATGCCTGTGTAGAAGGACAAAAAGATACAGTAACACTGTTACTTCAGTACGATGCAAATGTCTCTCAGTGTAATGAGGATGATGAGTCCCCATTGCATGTGGCCTGTAAAGGAGGAGATACAGATATAGTAAAACTGTTACTTCAGAACGAAGCTGATGTCAATGAGTGTGATTTGTGGGGTAGGTCTCCATTGTATAATGCCTGTGAAGGAGGACATGAAGATACAGTCGTTCTGTTACTACAGTACGGTGCTGATGTTGATCAGTGTAATGAGGATGATGAGTCCCCATTGCATGTGGCCTGTAAAGGAGGAGATACAGATATGGTAAAACTGTTACTTCAGAACGAAGCTGATGTCAATGAGTGTGATTTGTGGGGTAGGTCTCCATTGTATAATGCCTGTGAAGGAGGACATGAAGATACAGTCGATCTGTTACTACAGTACGGTGCTGATGTTGATCAGTGTAATGAGGATCAGGAGTCTCCATTGTATGCGGCCTGTAAAAATGGAGATATAGATATAGTAGAACTGTTACTACAGTACAATGCTGATGTTGATGGTTGGCCAGGTAGTCCTCCAGTGTATGAGGCCTGTAAAAGAGGACATAAAGGAATAGTAGAACTGTTACGGCGTAATGATGCTAATGTTGATAAGAGTGATTGGGACTACTTTCTATTCGAGTGTCAAAATGAGGACAATGATTAA